Proteins from one Carassius gibelio isolate Cgi1373 ecotype wild population from Czech Republic chromosome A25, carGib1.2-hapl.c, whole genome shotgun sequence genomic window:
- the LOC127946770 gene encoding uncharacterized protein LOC127946770: MQGPELVDSRSRFRFIESCLGFMGCLCISYAIWTPGWLDDRGLWTSENQTRLDDTRTTEDITKALEAERVFAAVAFLMSVSSGLLCLMFAFCWRSQTVRSYSNTRSLLMAGQSLDPSTLLLLTLVPTGFLFFLSWALFTYQHIGEIRDDISRLGPSYWLGVVGGALLLAVLPVVFLAEKFVVPDILPEFKKAAEMWWKAPEVAHV; this comes from the exons ATGCAAGGACCAGAATTGGTTGACTCGAGGAGTCGTTTTCGATTTATTGAATCCTGTCTCGGCTTTATGGGCTGTTTGTGCATCAGCTATGCGATCTGGACACCCGGGTGGCTGGATGACCGGGGTCTGTGGACCTCAGAGAATCAGACCAGACTGGATGACACCCGGACTACTGAAGACATTACTAAAG CTCTGGAGGCTGAGAGAGTGTTTGCAGCGGTGGCTTTCCTCATGTCGGTGAGCTCTGGACTGCTGTGTCTCATGTTCGCTTTCTGCTGGAGGTCTCAAACCGTGCGTTCCTACTCGAACACTCGCTCGCTGCTGATGGCTGGCCAGTCGCTCGACCCGTCCACTCTGCTGCTGCTCACACTAGTACCTACAG ggtttttattttttcttagctGGGCGCTTTTTACCTATCAACATATTGGTGAGATCAGGGATGACATCAGTCGACTCGGCCCATCCTATTGGCTGGGAGTGGTGGGTGGGGCCTTGCTATTGGCCGTGCTGCCTGTGGTCTTTCTGGCGGAGAAGTTTGTGGTTCCTGACATCCTGCCGGAGTTTAAAAAGGCTGCTGAAATGTGGTGGAAGGCTCCGGAGGTTGCACATGTCTGA